One region of Enterobacter ludwigii genomic DNA includes:
- the glnG gene encoding nitrogen regulation protein NR(I) yields MQRGIVWVVDDDSSIRWVLERALTGAGLSCTTFESGSEVLDALTTKTPDVLLSDIRMPGMDGLALLKQIKQRHPMLPVIIMTAHSDLDAAVSAYQQGAFDYLPKPFDIDEAVALVERAISHYQEQQQPRHTPDFGPTTDIIGEAPAMQDVFRIIGRLSRSSISVLINGESGTGKELVAHALHRHSPRAKAPFIALNMAAIPKDLIESELFGHEKGAFTGANTIRQGRFEQADGGTLFLDEIGDMPLDVQTRLLRVLADGQFYRVGGYAPVKVDVRIIAATHQNLEQRVQEGKFREDLFHRLNVIRVHLPPLRERREDIPRLARHFLQVAARELGVEAKQLHPETDAALTRLAWPGNVRQLENTCRWLTVMAAGQEVLIQDLPAELFEATAPESSTGHALPDSWATLLAQWADRALRSGHQNLLSEAQPEMERTLLTTALRHTQGHKQEAARLLGWGRNTLTRKLKELGME; encoded by the coding sequence ATGCAACGAGGGATAGTCTGGGTAGTCGATGACGATAGCTCCATCCGTTGGGTGCTTGAACGCGCGCTCACAGGGGCAGGATTAAGCTGCACGACGTTTGAGAGCGGCAGCGAAGTGCTCGACGCACTCACCACCAAAACGCCCGATGTTCTGCTCTCAGATATTCGCATGCCGGGAATGGACGGGCTGGCGCTTTTAAAACAGATCAAACAACGCCACCCTATGCTTCCGGTCATCATAATGACGGCGCACTCCGATCTTGATGCCGCAGTGAGCGCCTATCAGCAAGGGGCGTTCGATTACCTACCAAAACCGTTTGATATCGACGAAGCGGTAGCGCTGGTTGAGCGTGCAATTAGCCACTATCAGGAACAGCAACAGCCTCGCCACACACCCGATTTTGGGCCAACAACTGACATTATCGGCGAAGCGCCGGCGATGCAGGATGTGTTTCGTATTATTGGCCGTTTGTCCCGCTCGTCCATCAGCGTATTAATTAACGGCGAATCGGGAACCGGTAAAGAGCTCGTGGCGCATGCATTACATCGCCACAGCCCGCGGGCAAAAGCCCCGTTTATCGCCCTGAATATGGCAGCAATCCCGAAGGATTTGATTGAATCCGAACTGTTCGGCCACGAAAAAGGGGCATTTACCGGCGCGAACACAATTCGTCAGGGGCGCTTTGAACAAGCTGACGGTGGAACACTGTTCCTGGATGAGATCGGCGATATGCCGCTGGATGTCCAGACCCGCCTGCTGCGCGTACTGGCCGACGGGCAGTTTTATCGCGTGGGTGGCTATGCGCCGGTGAAGGTGGACGTGCGCATTATCGCCGCGACTCACCAGAACCTGGAGCAACGCGTGCAGGAAGGAAAATTCCGTGAGGACTTATTCCATCGCCTGAACGTCATTCGCGTCCATTTGCCACCGCTGCGTGAACGCCGGGAAGATATTCCTCGCCTGGCACGTCACTTCCTGCAGGTGGCAGCTCGGGAACTGGGTGTGGAAGCTAAGCAGCTTCATCCAGAAACCGACGCAGCCCTCACGCGTCTCGCGTGGCCAGGTAACGTGCGCCAGCTGGAAAACACCTGCCGCTGGCTGACCGTGATGGCCGCCGGACAGGAAGTCCTGATTCAGGATTTACCGGCCGAGCTGTTTGAAGCAACCGCACCAGAGAGCAGTACCGGGCACGCGCTGCCGGATAGCTGGGCGACGCTGCTGGCGCAGTGGGCCGACCGCGCGCTGCGTTCCGGTCATCAAAACTTACTCTCAGAGGCTCAGCCAGAGATGGAACGTACGTTATTGACCACTGCGCTCCGCCATACACAAGGGCATAAGCAGGAAGCCGCTCGCCTGTTGGGATGGGGACGTAATACCCTGACGCGCAAGCTGAAAGAGCTGGGAATGGAGTAA
- a CDS encoding YshB family small membrane protein: MLESLVNLLSSGAAESHTPQTAVAAVLCAALVGLFS; this comes from the coding sequence ATGCTGGAATCATTAGTGAATTTGCTCTCTAGCGGTGCAGCCGAAAGCCATACACCGCAAACAGCCGTTGCGGCGGTGCTGTGCGCGGCGCTGGTTGGGCTGTTTAGCTAG
- the hemN gene encoding oxygen-independent coproporphyrinogen III oxidase, with translation MSVPTIDWDLALIQKYNYSGPRYTSYPTALEFSDTFGEGDFQQAVARYPERPLSLYVHIPFCHKLCYFCGCNKIVTRQQHKADQYLDALEQEIVHRAPLFKDRHVSQLHWGGGTPTYLNKAQISRLMNLLRGNFSFNADAEISIEVDPREIELDVLDHLRAEGFNRLSMGVQDFNKEVQRLVNREQDEEFIFALLNHAREIGFTSTNIDLIYGLPKQTPESFAFTLKRVAELSPDRLSVFNYAHLPTLFAAQRKIKDADLPSAQQKLDILQETITSLTATGYQFIGMDHFARPDDELAIAQREGVLHRNFQGYTTQGDTDLLGMGVSAISMIGDCYAQNQKELKSYYQQVDDIGNALWRGIALTRDDCIRRDVIKALICNFRLDFSDVEAQWELNFSDYFAEDLKLIAPLAKDGLVDVSESMIEVTPKGRLLIRNICMCFDAYLRQKARMQQFSRVI, from the coding sequence ATGTCTGTACCAACTATCGACTGGGATTTGGCCCTAATCCAGAAATATAACTATTCCGGGCCGCGTTATACGTCATACCCCACCGCGCTGGAGTTCTCCGATACCTTCGGCGAGGGGGATTTTCAGCAGGCTGTCGCGCGCTATCCTGAGCGTCCGCTGTCGCTCTACGTCCATATTCCGTTCTGCCACAAGCTTTGCTACTTCTGCGGCTGCAATAAAATCGTTACCCGCCAGCAGCATAAAGCTGATCAGTATCTTGACGCGCTCGAACAAGAAATTGTCCATCGCGCGCCGCTGTTTAAAGACCGTCACGTTAGCCAGCTTCACTGGGGCGGCGGCACGCCAACCTATCTTAATAAAGCGCAAATTAGCCGCCTGATGAACCTGCTGCGCGGCAATTTCAGTTTTAACGCCGACGCTGAAATCTCGATCGAAGTCGATCCGCGTGAAATTGAACTGGATGTACTGGATCACTTACGCGCTGAAGGTTTTAACCGCCTGAGTATGGGCGTGCAAGATTTCAATAAAGAAGTACAGCGTCTGGTGAACCGTGAGCAGGACGAAGAGTTTATCTTCGCCTTGCTCAATCACGCGCGTGAGATTGGTTTCACCTCGACCAACATTGATCTGATTTACGGCCTGCCAAAGCAGACGCCGGAAAGTTTTGCCTTCACGCTGAAACGTGTGGCCGAACTCAGCCCGGACCGTCTGAGCGTCTTTAACTATGCGCATCTGCCGACGCTGTTTGCTGCCCAGCGCAAAATTAAAGATGCCGATCTCCCTTCTGCCCAACAGAAGCTGGATATTTTACAGGAAACTATTACTTCGCTGACCGCAACCGGTTATCAGTTCATTGGCATGGATCACTTTGCCCGTCCGGACGACGAACTGGCGATTGCTCAGCGCGAAGGGGTCCTGCACCGCAATTTCCAGGGCTACACCACCCAGGGCGATACCGATTTGCTGGGGATGGGCGTCTCTGCCATTAGCATGATTGGCGACTGCTATGCACAAAACCAGAAAGAGCTGAAGTCGTACTACCAGCAGGTTGATGACATCGGCAACGCGCTGTGGCGCGGCATTGCGTTAACGCGCGACGACTGTATTCGCCGTGATGTCATCAAGGCGCTTATCTGCAACTTCCGTCTCGATTTCAGCGACGTGGAAGCGCAGTGGGAGCTGAACTTCAGCGATTATTTTGCGGAAGACCTGAAGCTGATTGCACCGCTGGCGAAAGATGGGCTGGTGGATGTATCGGAGAGTATGATTGAGGTCACGCCGAAAGGGCGTCTGTTGATCCGTAATATTTGCATGTGCTTTGACGCGTATCTGCGTCAGAAAGCGCGTATGCAGCAGTTCTCGCGAGTGATTTAA
- the yihI gene encoding Der GTPase-activating protein YihI, whose protein sequence is MKKPTSAAGAKRPAKARRKTREELNQEARDRKRDKKHRGHAAGSRANGGGTAGASAKGKQQKDPRIGSKTPIPLGVTDTPVTKQHKPKSEKPMLSPQAELDMLENDERLDALLERLEEGETLTAEEQSWVDAKLDRIDELMQKLGLSYDDDEDEEEDEKQEDMMRLLKGGN, encoded by the coding sequence ATGAAAAAACCAACCTCCGCTGCGGGTGCTAAACGCCCTGCGAAAGCACGCCGCAAAACGCGCGAAGAACTGAACCAGGAAGCGCGCGACCGTAAACGCGACAAAAAGCATCGCGGTCATGCTGCGGGTAGCCGTGCAAACGGTGGTGGTACTGCGGGCGCTTCTGCAAAAGGTAAGCAGCAGAAAGATCCTCGTATCGGCAGTAAAACTCCCATTCCACTGGGCGTGACAGACACCCCGGTCACTAAGCAGCACAAACCAAAGAGCGAGAAACCTATGCTTTCACCGCAGGCTGAGCTGGATATGCTGGAGAACGATGAGCGCCTGGACGCGCTCCTGGAACGTCTTGAAGAGGGTGAAACCCTGACTGCTGAAGAGCAGTCATGGGTGGATGCCAAACTGGATCGTATTGATGAACTGATGCAGAAGCTGGGCCTGTCATACGACGATGACGAAGATGAAGAAGAAGACGAGAAACAGGAAGATATGATGCGTCTTCTGAAGGGCGGAAACTAA
- the yihA gene encoding ribosome biogenesis GTP-binding protein YihA/YsxC — MTTWNYQQTHFVTSAPDIRHLPSDTGIEVAFAGRSNAGKSSALNTLTNQKSLARTSKTPGRTQLINLFEVAEGKRLVDLPGYGYAQVPEEMKIKWQRALGEYLEKRMCLKGLVVLMDIRHPLKDLDQQMIDWAVASDIAVLVLLTKADKLASGARKAQVNLVREAVLAFNGDVQVEPFSSLKKQGVDKLRQKLDTWFSELEPATEAEEE; from the coding sequence GTGACTACCTGGAACTACCAACAGACGCATTTTGTCACCAGTGCGCCCGATATTCGCCACCTTCCTTCTGATACCGGTATTGAAGTGGCATTTGCTGGCCGCTCCAATGCGGGGAAATCCAGCGCCCTGAACACGCTGACAAATCAGAAAAGCCTGGCGCGTACCTCAAAAACACCTGGCCGTACCCAGTTGATTAACCTGTTTGAAGTCGCAGAGGGCAAACGCCTGGTCGACTTACCGGGCTACGGTTACGCTCAGGTCCCCGAAGAGATGAAAATCAAGTGGCAGCGTGCGCTGGGTGAATACCTGGAAAAACGCATGTGCCTGAAAGGCCTGGTGGTGCTGATGGATATCCGTCACCCCCTGAAAGATCTGGATCAGCAGATGATCGACTGGGCTGTAGCAAGCGATATTGCCGTACTGGTACTGCTGACGAAAGCCGACAAGCTGGCAAGCGGCGCGCGTAAAGCGCAGGTGAATTTGGTTCGCGAAGCGGTGCTGGCTTTCAACGGCGATGTGCAGGTGGAGCCGTTCTCCTCGCTGAAAAAGCAGGGCGTGGACAAACTGCGTCAGAAGCTCGACACCTGGTTTAGCGAGCTGGAACCCGCGACGGAAGCGGAAGAAGAGTAA
- the polA gene encoding DNA polymerase I: MVQIPENPLILVDGSSYLYRAYHAFPPLTNSAGEPTGAMYGVLNMLRSLILQYQPTHAAVVFDAKGKTFRDELFEHYKSHRPPMPDDLRAQIEPLHAMVKAMGLPLLAVSGVEADDVIGTLAREAEKMGRPVLISTGDKDMAQLVTPGITLINTMTNTILGPEEVVTKYGVPPELIIDFLALMGDSSDNIPGVPGVGEKTAQALLQGLGGLDTLYAESDKIAGLSFRGAKTMAGKLQDNKEVAYLSYKLATIKTDVELELGCEQLEVQQPSADDLLNLFKQYEFKRWITDVESGKWLQAKGAKPAAKPKETIVVDAEEQAEEEAVTLSFDNYETILEESQLIAWIEKLKKAPVFAFDTETDSLDNISANMVGLSFATEPGMAAYVPVAHDYLDAPAQISRERVLELLKPILEDDKALKVGQNLKYDRGILQNYDIELRGIAFDTMLESYILDSVAGRHDMDSLSDRWLKHKTITFEEIAGKGKNQLTFNQIALEEAGRYAAEDADVTLQLHLKMWPKLQKEAGPLNVFQHIEMPLVPVLSRIERNGVKIDPTVLHNHSGELAQRLTELEQKAHELAGEPFNLSSPKQLQTILFEKQGIKPLKKTPGGAPSTSEEVLEELALDYPLPKVILEYRGLAKLKSTYTDKLPLMINPKTGRVHTSYHQAVAATGRLSSTDPNLQNIPVRNEEGRRIRQAFIAPDDYLIVSADYSQIELRIMAHLSRDKGLLTAFAEGKDIHRATAAEVFGLPLDSVTNEQRRSAKAINFGLIYGMSAFGLSRQLNIPRKESQKYMDLYFERYPGVLEYMERTRAQAKEKGYVETLDGRRLYLPDIKSSNAARRAGAERAAINAPMQGTAADIIKRAMIAVDAWLEKEKPRVKMIMQVHDELVFEVHKDDLDAVSKKIHELMESSMTLDVPLLVEVGSGENWDQAH, encoded by the coding sequence ATGGTTCAGATCCCAGAAAACCCTCTTATTCTCGTCGACGGCTCTTCTTACCTGTATCGGGCGTATCATGCGTTTCCTCCTCTGACCAATAGCGCAGGGGAACCTACCGGCGCGATGTATGGCGTGCTTAACATGCTGCGCAGCCTGATACTCCAGTATCAGCCAACCCATGCGGCGGTGGTCTTTGATGCCAAAGGCAAAACCTTCCGCGACGAGTTGTTTGAGCATTACAAATCTCACCGTCCGCCAATGCCTGACGATCTGCGTGCGCAGATTGAGCCGCTGCACGCCATGGTGAAAGCGATGGGCCTGCCGCTGCTGGCGGTCTCTGGTGTTGAAGCCGATGACGTCATCGGCACGCTGGCGCGTGAAGCTGAAAAAATGGGCCGTCCGGTGCTGATCAGCACCGGTGATAAAGATATGGCGCAGCTGGTAACGCCAGGTATCACCCTGATTAACACCATGACCAACACCATTCTGGGGCCTGAAGAGGTTGTCACAAAATATGGCGTACCGCCTGAGCTGATTATCGACTTCCTCGCGTTGATGGGCGACTCGTCGGATAACATCCCAGGAGTCCCTGGTGTCGGTGAAAAAACGGCACAGGCGCTGCTTCAGGGGCTGGGCGGGCTGGATACGCTGTACGCGGAATCGGATAAAATCGCCGGGCTCTCCTTCCGTGGTGCAAAAACCATGGCCGGAAAACTTCAAGATAACAAAGAGGTGGCTTACCTCTCTTATAAGCTGGCAACGATTAAAACCGATGTCGAACTGGAACTGGGTTGTGAGCAACTGGAAGTGCAGCAGCCTTCTGCTGACGATCTGCTGAACTTGTTTAAGCAATACGAATTCAAGCGCTGGATCACCGACGTCGAAAGCGGCAAGTGGTTACAGGCAAAAGGGGCTAAGCCAGCAGCAAAACCGAAAGAGACGATAGTGGTTGATGCTGAAGAACAAGCCGAAGAAGAAGCCGTAACCTTGTCCTTCGACAACTACGAAACGATTCTTGAAGAGTCGCAGCTGATCGCCTGGATTGAGAAACTGAAAAAAGCGCCGGTCTTTGCCTTTGACACGGAAACCGACAGCCTCGACAACATCTCTGCCAATATGGTGGGCCTGTCATTTGCCACTGAACCGGGGATGGCGGCTTATGTCCCTGTTGCACACGATTACCTGGATGCGCCGGCGCAGATCTCCCGTGAACGCGTGCTTGAGCTGCTGAAGCCGATTCTGGAAGACGACAAGGCGCTCAAAGTCGGACAAAACCTGAAGTACGATCGCGGTATTCTGCAAAACTACGATATTGAGCTGCGCGGTATTGCATTCGACACCATGCTGGAATCCTACATTCTGGACAGTGTTGCAGGTCGCCATGATATGGATTCCTTATCAGACCGTTGGCTGAAACATAAAACCATCACTTTCGAAGAGATTGCCGGTAAAGGGAAAAATCAACTTACCTTCAACCAGATTGCACTCGAAGAGGCGGGTCGCTATGCGGCGGAAGACGCGGATGTCACCCTGCAATTGCACCTGAAGATGTGGCCAAAACTTCAGAAAGAAGCAGGGCCGCTGAACGTATTCCAGCATATTGAGATGCCACTGGTGCCTGTGCTTTCACGTATTGAGCGCAATGGCGTTAAAATCGATCCAACCGTATTGCATAACCACTCCGGGGAGCTCGCGCAGCGTCTGACCGAGCTTGAGCAAAAAGCGCATGAGCTTGCTGGAGAACCGTTTAACCTCTCGTCGCCGAAACAGCTACAAACCATCCTGTTTGAAAAGCAGGGCATCAAGCCGCTGAAGAAAACGCCTGGTGGTGCACCGTCGACGTCTGAAGAGGTGCTTGAAGAGCTGGCACTGGATTACCCCCTGCCAAAAGTGATTCTGGAGTATCGGGGTCTCGCGAAGCTGAAGTCCACTTACACTGATAAGCTCCCGCTGATGATCAACCCGAAAACGGGCCGTGTGCATACGTCGTATCATCAGGCTGTGGCGGCGACGGGTCGACTCTCTTCAACCGATCCAAACCTGCAGAACATTCCGGTACGTAATGAAGAAGGCCGCCGAATCCGTCAGGCTTTTATTGCTCCAGATGACTACCTGATCGTCTCTGCAGACTACTCGCAAATTGAGCTACGTATTATGGCGCATCTGTCCCGCGACAAAGGCTTGCTGACCGCGTTTGCCGAAGGGAAGGATATCCACCGTGCAACCGCGGCGGAAGTCTTCGGTTTGCCGCTGGATAGCGTAACCAACGAACAGCGCCGCAGTGCCAAAGCGATCAACTTTGGTTTGATCTACGGTATGAGCGCATTTGGTCTGTCGCGCCAGCTCAACATTCCACGCAAAGAGTCGCAGAAGTATATGGATCTCTACTTCGAGCGTTATCCGGGCGTGCTGGAATATATGGAACGTACCCGCGCACAGGCGAAAGAGAAAGGTTACGTCGAAACACTCGATGGCCGCCGTCTCTACTTACCGGACATCAAATCCAGCAATGCCGCGCGCCGCGCGGGTGCAGAACGTGCGGCAATCAACGCCCCTATGCAAGGTACCGCGGCGGACATCATTAAGCGTGCGATGATCGCCGTTGATGCCTGGCTGGAAAAAGAGAAGCCCCGCGTGAAAATGATCATGCAGGTTCACGATGAACTGGTATTCGAAGTGCACAAAGACGACCTCGACGCTGTATCGAAGAAGATCCACGAACTGATGGAAAGCAGCATGACACTCGATGTGCCGTTGCTGGTGGAAGTCGGAAGTGGTGAAAACTGGGATCAGGCTCACTAA
- a CDS encoding acyltransferase, which yields MSRLLAAITLLLSIILTILVTIACSVPIIVAGMIKLLLPVPVVWRAVSTFCNFMMYCWCEGLAILLYLNPQLKWDVEGLESLNKKNWYLLICNHHSWADIVVLCVLFRKHIPMNKYFLKQQLAWVPFIGLACWALDMPFMKRYSRSYLIRHPEHRGKDVETTRRSCEKFRAHPTTIVNFVEGSRFTEEKRQQTRSPFQNLLPPKAAGIAMALNVLGAQFDKLLNVTLCYPENDKTPFFDMLSGKLTRIVVRVDLVPIEAELHGDYVNDKNFKRRFQLWLNTLWKEKDEQIDNIKSSYKNAGQ from the coding sequence ATGTCGAGATTGCTCGCTGCAATAACATTACTGTTAAGCATTATTTTAACGATTCTGGTGACTATCGCCTGTTCTGTGCCGATCATTGTCGCAGGAATGATTAAACTGTTGCTGCCTGTGCCTGTGGTGTGGCGAGCCGTGTCCACATTTTGTAATTTCATGATGTATTGCTGGTGTGAAGGGCTGGCGATCCTGTTGTACCTGAATCCGCAACTGAAGTGGGATGTTGAAGGGCTAGAGAGCCTCAACAAAAAGAACTGGTACCTGCTAATTTGCAATCACCACAGTTGGGCTGACATCGTGGTGTTATGTGTGCTTTTCCGTAAGCACATCCCGATGAACAAATACTTCCTGAAACAGCAGCTCGCCTGGGTTCCTTTCATCGGTCTGGCCTGCTGGGCGCTTGATATGCCGTTTATGAAACGCTACTCGCGCAGCTATTTGATCCGTCATCCGGAGCATCGCGGTAAGGACGTGGAGACCACGCGCCGTTCCTGTGAAAAGTTTCGCGCGCACCCAACAACCATCGTGAACTTTGTTGAAGGCTCCAGGTTTACTGAAGAGAAGCGTCAACAAACACGTTCTCCTTTTCAGAACCTGCTGCCGCCAAAAGCCGCAGGTATTGCGATGGCGCTTAACGTGCTGGGTGCTCAGTTCGATAAATTACTTAACGTTACCCTCTGCTACCCGGAAAACGATAAAACGCCGTTCTTCGATATGCTCAGCGGCAAGCTGACGCGCATTGTTGTACGTGTTGATCTGGTACCGATCGAGGCCGAATTACACGGTGACTACGTTAACGATAAGAATTTTAAACGTCGTTTCCAGTTATGGCTTAATACTCTCTGGAAAGAGAAAGACGAACAGATAGACAACATTAAATCTTCATACAAAAACGCCGGTCAGTGA
- the dsbA gene encoding thiol:disulfide interchange protein DsbA, with protein sequence MKKIWLALAGMILAFSASAAQFTDGKQYITLDKPVAGEPQVLEFFSFYCPHCYQFEQVLHVSDNVKKKLPEGTKMTKYHVEFLGPLGKDLTQAWAVAIALGVEDKITSPMFEGVQKTQTVQTTADIRKVFVDAGVKGEDYDAAWNSFVVKSLVAQQEKAAADLQLQGVPAMFVNGKYQLNMQGMDTSSMDIFVQQYADTVKYLVEKK encoded by the coding sequence ATGAAAAAAATTTGGCTGGCGCTGGCAGGTATGATTCTGGCATTTAGCGCTTCTGCTGCGCAGTTTACCGACGGAAAACAGTACATCACGCTGGACAAGCCTGTTGCTGGCGAGCCACAGGTTCTGGAGTTCTTCTCGTTCTATTGCCCACACTGCTATCAGTTCGAGCAGGTCTTGCATGTTTCCGATAACGTGAAGAAAAAGCTGCCAGAAGGCACCAAAATGACTAAGTACCACGTTGAGTTCCTGGGTCCATTGGGTAAAGACCTGACTCAGGCGTGGGCAGTTGCTATCGCGCTGGGCGTGGAAGATAAGATCACTTCCCCAATGTTTGAAGGCGTACAGAAAACCCAGACCGTTCAGACCACTGCGGATATCCGTAAAGTATTCGTTGATGCGGGTGTGAAAGGTGAAGACTATGACGCGGCATGGAACAGCTTTGTCGTGAAATCTCTGGTGGCCCAGCAGGAAAAAGCTGCTGCCGACCTGCAGCTTCAGGGTGTTCCGGCGATGTTTGTTAATGGCAAGTATCAGCTGAACATGCAGGGCATGGACACCAGCAGCATGGATATCTTCGTACAGCAGTACGCAGATACTGTGAAATACCTGGTTGAGAAGAAGTAA
- a CDS encoding serine/threonine protein kinase, whose product MNDQAFTFQTLHPDTIMDALFEQGIRVDSGLTPLNSYENRVYQFQDEERQRFVVKFYRPKRWSAEQIQEEHQFAHDLLDDDVPVAAPLKFNNQTLLMHEGFYYAVFPSLGGRQFEADNIDQMEWVARYLGRIHQTGRKKSFIARPIIGIQEYLLEPREVFETSALIPTALKDSFLSATDKLIGAVKASWRDDISVLRLHGDCHAGNILWRDGPLFVDLDDARMGPAVQDLWMLLNGDKAEQRMQLETIIEAYEEFSPFNSDEIVLIEPLRAMRFVYYLAWLIRRWDDPAFPRNFPWLTGEDYWRSQISTFTEQVKVLQEPPLQLTPMY is encoded by the coding sequence ATGAACGACCAGGCTTTTACTTTCCAGACATTACACCCGGATACCATTATGGATGCCCTGTTTGAACAGGGTATCCGGGTGGATTCCGGGCTAACGCCGTTAAATAGCTACGAAAACCGCGTCTATCAATTTCAGGATGAGGAGCGTCAGCGCTTCGTCGTGAAGTTCTATCGCCCTAAACGTTGGTCAGCAGAACAAATTCAGGAAGAGCATCAATTTGCTCATGATCTGCTGGATGATGATGTACCTGTTGCCGCCCCGCTAAAATTCAATAACCAAACGCTCCTTATGCACGAAGGGTTCTACTACGCTGTCTTCCCAAGCCTGGGGGGTCGCCAGTTTGAAGCGGATAATATTGATCAAATGGAGTGGGTGGCCCGCTATCTGGGACGTATACATCAGACGGGACGTAAAAAATCTTTTATTGCTCGTCCGATTATCGGCATTCAGGAATACCTTCTTGAACCTCGCGAAGTATTCGAAACCTCTGCGCTGATCCCCACAGCGTTAAAGGATAGTTTCCTCAGCGCCACCGATAAACTTATTGGGGCAGTTAAAGCCAGCTGGCGCGATGATATTTCCGTCCTGCGTTTGCATGGTGATTGTCACGCAGGAAATATTCTCTGGCGTGATGGCCCGCTGTTTGTCGATCTCGATGATGCGCGTATGGGGCCTGCGGTTCAGGACCTGTGGATGCTGCTCAATGGCGACAAAGCCGAGCAACGCATGCAGCTTGAAACCATTATTGAAGCTTATGAAGAATTTAGCCCGTTTAATTCAGATGAAATTGTCTTGATTGAACCTTTACGCGCGATGCGTTTTGTTTATTATCTCGCATGGTTAATCAGGCGTTGGGATGATCCCGCGTTTCCTAGAAATTTCCCGTGGCTTACCGGAGAGGATTACTGGCGCAGCCAGATATCTACATTTACTGAGCAGGTTAAGGTTCTTCAGGAGCCCCCTCTGCAATTAACGCCGATGTATTAA
- a CDS encoding YihD family protein, whose product MKCKRLNEVIELLQPAWQKEPELNLMQFLQKLAKESGFDGELADLSDDILIYHLKMRDSAKDAVIPGIQKDYEEDFKTALLRARGVIKE is encoded by the coding sequence ATGAAATGTAAACGTCTTAATGAAGTCATTGAACTCCTCCAGCCAGCCTGGCAAAAAGAGCCAGAGCTGAATCTGATGCAATTTTTACAGAAACTGGCGAAAGAGTCAGGTTTTGACGGCGAACTGGCAGACCTTTCTGATGATATCCTGATCTACCATCTTAAAATGCGTGACTCAGCTAAAGATGCTGTTATTCCTGGTATTCAGAAAGATTATGAGGAAGATTTTAAAACCGCATTACTGCGCGCCAGAGGCGTAATTAAAGAGTAA
- the mobA gene encoding molybdenum cofactor guanylyltransferase MobA yields the protein MNLNQEITGVVLAGGRATRMGGKDKGLQLLNGKPLWQCVADALKGQVTTMVISANRHIETYQRSGYAVYQDNQANYPGPLAGMLSVMQQSPGEWFIFCPCDTPLIPSCLVERLVRLRGAAPVVWVHDGERDHPAIALMHRLLVPALQEYLMAGERRVMVFMRQSGGHSIDFSDMKSAFVNVNTTEDLQMMQEK from the coding sequence GTGAATCTTAACCAGGAAATCACTGGGGTCGTTCTGGCGGGTGGCAGAGCGACGCGAATGGGGGGAAAAGATAAGGGGCTTCAGCTTTTGAACGGTAAACCCTTGTGGCAATGTGTCGCTGATGCGCTTAAAGGCCAGGTGACGACAATGGTCATCAGTGCTAACAGGCATATTGAGACATACCAGCGCAGCGGCTACGCCGTTTATCAGGATAACCAGGCAAATTACCCAGGACCGCTGGCTGGTATGCTTTCGGTTATGCAGCAGTCGCCCGGAGAGTGGTTTATTTTCTGTCCTTGCGATACCCCGTTGATTCCGTCCTGTCTTGTCGAGCGTCTGGTGCGACTTCGTGGTGCAGCCCCCGTGGTCTGGGTACATGACGGTGAGCGTGATCATCCTGCTATCGCGTTGATGCACAGATTATTAGTACCTGCTCTTCAGGAGTACCTGATGGCGGGAGAGCGTAGGGTGATGGTCTTTATGCGTCAGTCTGGCGGCCATTCCATTGATTTCAGTGATATGAAGTCTGCGTTTGTGAACGTGAATACAACTGAAGATTTGCAGATGATGCAGGAGAAATGA